One Prunus dulcis chromosome 8, ALMONDv2, whole genome shotgun sequence DNA window includes the following coding sequences:
- the LOC117638152 gene encoding CTL-like protein DDB_G0288717 — protein sequence MGSSEEPNRPISFYDSSSPSAPLLSKPPNPIDDPPPPPPPPSSPPSYTDQPDSESDPTQYLQISYNHGPRPFKDLPFLIIFVLFVLATFAFGIFSVFHRNTSYSNLSSFVYDSDSTSCVENDTLAHHPNWVLLTLSSSSSSFLKDLTWTLVITLILSLPICISLLLLLKHYAKQVVYVFLPFFIVFPIFFNVYWFVACTLSSTCSDALPLLYRILILIFVFLVIGVLVWILVVNWHRIELTVSIIGVASDALSRNLGLFGVLPCLTLALVVYYAPIVVFLVFARLNGKIVPRESNDVYTCVWKQDSWVPAYYALAILTMLWSLTTMVEAQVYVISGTVAQWYFTKEDSTPRRIIRSSLRNAFGPSFGTVCVSGLLLAVVRVVRAVVDGARREGAPGMVNFVLRCCVNALFSAIDFLNKFTINFAAITGEAYCSSARMTYELLKRNLLSAVFVETISTRLLAGIVFVLSAIYAIAVCAILKGVSNLGVDSYFVALLAWVLLILVLGFFVHVLDNVIDTVYVCYAIDRDRGEVCKQEVHEVYVHLPISRNHRPSSIISRTLGV from the exons ATGGGCAGCTCTGAAGAACCCAACAGGCCCATCTCCTTCTACGACTCGTCGTCTCCCTCCGCACCCCTCCTCTCCAAGCCCCCCAACCCAATAGACGACCCACCgccgccaccgccaccgccatCCTCACCCCCGTCTTACACCGACCAACCCGATTCAGAATCCGACCCGACGCAGTATCTCCAGATCTCCTACAACCACGGCCCACGCCCTTTCAAAGACCTACCCTTTCTAATCATCTTCGTCCTTTTCGTCCTCGCCACCTTCGCCTTCGGAATCTTCTCCGTCTTTCACCGGAACACCAGTTACTCCAACCTTTCCTCCTTCGTCTACGACTCTGACTCCACCTCTTGCGTCGAAAACGACACTTTGGCCCATCACCCCAACTGGGTCCtcctcactctctcttcttcctcttcgtCTTTTCTCAAAGATTTAACATGGACCCTCGTAATTACGTTGATTTTGAGCTTGCCCATTTGCATCAGCTTGCTGTTGCTTCTCAAGCACTACGCTAAGCAAGTTGTCTATGTCTTTCTCCCCTTTTTCATTGTGTTCCCAATTTTCTTCAACGTGTATTGGTTCGTTGCTTGTACTCTCAGCTCAACTTGCAGCGATGCATTGCCTTTACTTTAcagaattttgattttgatatttgtGTTTTTGGTAATTGGGGTCCTTGTGTGGATACTTGTGGTCAATTGGCATCGAATTGAGCTCACTGTGAGTATAATTGGGGTGGCCTCCGATGCGCTTTCGAGGAACTTGGGTTTGTTTGGGGTCTTGCCATGTTTGACTTTGGCATTGGTGGTTTACTATGCTCCCAttgttgtgttcttggtgTTTGCGAGGTTGAATGGGAAGATTGTTCCCCGAGAATCGAACGATGTGTATACCTGTGTGTGGAAGCAAGATAGTTGGGTGCCTGCTTATTATGCATTGGCAATTCTCACTATGTTGTGGTCTCTAACGACTATGGTGGAAGCTCAGGTGTATGTGATTAGTGGGACTGTTGCTCAGTGGTACTTCACTAAGGAGGATTCAACTCCAAGGCGGATTATTAGAAGTTCTTTAAG AAATGCCTTTGGCCCCTCCTTTGGCACAGTATGTGTATCTGGATTGCTTTTAGCTGTTGTTCGAGTGGTGCGTGCCGTGGTTGATGGTGCAAGACGAGAGGGTGCACCTGGAATGGTGAATTTTGTATTACGCTGCTGTGTTAATGCCTTATTCTCAGCGATTGACTTCCTCAACAAGTTTACAATCAACTTTGCAGCAATAACTGGTGAAGCTTACTGTTCTTCTGCAAGGATGACATATGAGCTTCTAAAACGTAATCTTCTCTCTGCGGTGTTCGTAGAAACCATCTCCACTCGTCTACTGGCTGGAATTGTTTTTGTACTCTCAGCAATATATGCAATTGCG GTGTGTGCTATCTTAAAGGGTGTAAGCAATCTCGGGGTTGATTCGTACTTTGTGGCTTTGCTGGCATGGGTGCTGCTGATCTTGGTACTGGGTTTCTTTGTCCATGTGCTGGACAATGTAATTGACACCGTGTACGTGTGCTATGCCATAGATAGGGACAGAGGTGAGGTTTGTAAACAGGAAGTTCATGAGGTTTACGTTCACTTACCGATTAGTCGAAACCATAGACCATCATCTATCATCTCCAGAACTCTGGGTGTATAA